The Mucilaginibacter mallensis genome has a segment encoding these proteins:
- a CDS encoding RagB/SusD family nutrient uptake outer membrane protein: MIIKFKMMKNYKIILLILGAVSLVTACKKYGTFPVAQITIDRVFDPRDSLGTNAYAFLQNVYATMLNGHNRVGGDYLDAATDDAVSSAASSSNQVTQLSTDAYNSGTFTDGAGDNVWANYYSGIRQANIFIANIGVVPVEATLPNHPEISMKYAWKNEARFLRAYFYFELVKRYGGVPLLGDKVYNVTDNLALPRNTFSDCINYIVSECNAIKGDSILQAPYASTSNYGRVTNAAVLALKAKALLYAASPLFNGTTLVKDAGTGQGPRNTTNAALVGYPSADPNRWQLAANAAQDVINLGVFSLDGNGFQDIFLTQNNPELIFIRQGDNGNNVENNNAPIGFPSAVAKGVTSPTQDLINAFPMISGLNINDPNGHYNPDSPYARRDPRLLFTVFVNGQRWLNTNLQLYQGGQSIPNSGVQQTVSGYYLHKFMGHSEALNGFAAHSEDWVIFRYAEILLNYAEAENEAVGPNAADYQVLKTIRGRAGIAAGTDGNYGIQALGSITQDSLRSAIHNERRLEFAFEEQRFFDLRRWKVAAAYMNQARMGLQLISNNQLTYNYVPILPAVFKVNSFTPKQYLQPIPYGEVVKNPQMQQNPGW; encoded by the coding sequence ATGATTATAAAATTTAAGATGATGAAGAATTACAAAATCATACTACTGATATTGGGAGCAGTTTCCCTGGTTACAGCCTGCAAAAAATATGGAACATTTCCTGTTGCGCAGATCACTATCGACCGCGTATTTGATCCCCGGGATTCACTGGGAACAAATGCATATGCGTTTCTGCAAAACGTATATGCTACTATGCTCAATGGGCATAATCGTGTAGGTGGTGATTATCTTGATGCAGCTACAGATGATGCTGTGTCATCAGCAGCTTCAAGCTCAAACCAGGTTACCCAGTTATCAACAGATGCCTATAACTCAGGTACATTTACTGATGGTGCCGGCGATAATGTATGGGCAAATTATTATAGCGGTATCAGGCAGGCAAACATATTCATAGCCAATATTGGCGTAGTACCTGTTGAGGCCACCCTCCCAAATCATCCTGAAATATCTATGAAATATGCATGGAAAAACGAAGCGCGTTTTCTAAGGGCTTATTTCTACTTCGAACTGGTTAAGCGTTATGGTGGCGTACCGCTGTTGGGCGATAAGGTTTATAACGTAACCGATAACTTAGCATTGCCGCGCAATACTTTTTCTGATTGTATAAATTATATAGTAAGCGAATGCAATGCCATAAAAGGGGATAGCATATTGCAGGCTCCATACGCATCTACATCTAATTACGGGCGGGTTACGAATGCTGCAGTGCTGGCTTTAAAGGCAAAAGCGTTGTTGTATGCCGCCAGCCCTTTATTTAACGGTACCACATTGGTTAAAGATGCCGGAACAGGCCAGGGTCCGCGAAACACAACTAATGCAGCACTTGTAGGTTACCCAAGCGCCGACCCTAACAGGTGGCAGCTGGCAGCAAATGCCGCCCAGGATGTGATAAATCTGGGTGTATTTAGTTTGGATGGAAACGGGTTTCAGGATATTTTCCTTACCCAAAATAACCCCGAACTTATTTTTATACGCCAGGGCGATAACGGAAATAATGTGGAAAACAATAATGCCCCTATAGGTTTCCCTAGTGCGGTAGCAAAAGGTGTAACAAGCCCAACTCAGGACCTGATTAATGCTTTCCCTATGATATCCGGCTTAAATATTAATGATCCTAACGGGCATTATAATCCTGATTCACCGTATGCACGCAGAGATCCGCGGCTTTTATTTACCGTGTTTGTAAACGGTCAGCGATGGTTAAATACAAATTTACAATTATATCAGGGTGGCCAGAGTATACCTAACAGTGGCGTACAGCAAACAGTAAGCGGTTACTATCTGCATAAATTTATGGGTCATTCCGAAGCGCTTAACGGCTTTGCCGCGCACAGCGAGGATTGGGTGATCTTTCGTTATGCTGAAATACTGCTCAATTATGCGGAGGCAGAAAACGAAGCCGTTGGCCCTAATGCGGCTGATTACCAGGTGCTGAAAACCATTCGGGGCAGGGCAGGGATTGCAGCGGGTACTGATGGTAATTATGGCATTCAAGCTTTAGGAAGCATAACACAGGATTCATTACGCAGCGCTATCCATAATGAAAGGCGCCTTGAATTTGCATTTGAAGAACAAAGATTTTTTGACCTGCGCCGATGGAAGGTAGCCGCAGCATATATGAACCAGGCGCGCATGGGATTACAGTTGATATCAAACAACCAGTTAACCTATAATTATGTGCCAATACTGCCTGCCGTGTTTAAAGTAAACAGTTTTACACCAAAGCAATATTTACAACCTATACCATATGGCGAAGTTGTTAAGAATCCGCAGATGCAGCAAAACCCAGGATGGTAA